CAAGCGGGAACTCGACGCCTAACGACGGACGGTACTCCCGTCTCACCGTCCGGTTTTTCGACGTCTCCTCGGTACGTCGAGAACACTCCTATAGAGTCGTGACGACGGTTGAAAGGGAAACGGGATTCAACGCGAGCGCGGTCAGTCGTCCGTCCTACCGCCGTCCGTCGCGGCCGTGCGAGCCTCCTGGCGGCGCTGGCGCATGTAGCGCGCCCGGAGGACGTTACCGTACATCGAGAGGAAGAGGCCGATGAAGAGGACGAGGACCCCGATGTTGATGCCGACGGTACGGAGGAGACTCCCCTCGCCGAAGACGATCGTCTGACTGATGGGGTAGCCGCCGTAGCTCATGCTCGCCAGCAGGATGCTCACGACCCCGATGATCGTGAGCACGCCCATGACGTTGGTCACCCAGCCCCAACTGGGTTTCAGCCGGAGGCGCTCGATGCCGGTCACCGACTCGGACTCGGCGTCGCCGTGATACTCGGGCGTGTCGGATTTCGGGAGAAAGGCCTTCATCTCGACGGGGTAGAACGCCGGATGGAAGCCGTGTTCGAAGGTGTGAAACATCACTCCCATCATCATGATCACGCCCAGCGCGCCGTGGAACGCGACGAACGCGATGACGACCGACTGTGAGTTGTAGAAGTCGATCAGCATCGTCTTCTGCCAGATGAGGAGCCCCGAAACCATCAACAACAGCAGTTCGACGGCGAAGATGGCGATCACACCCTTGCCCACGTAGGAGAGCAGCGGGATCTCGTCGGCCGAATAGCCCGCGAACTGTCGGGCGTTGGGGTGGCGTTCGTCGGCCATGCCGGCCGCGAACTTCATGTCCTGGACGAACGCGGCGACGTCGCCGGGGGTCGGCAACACTGCGGTGAGGCTGACCGAACCGCCCGCGCGCAGGAGCATGTAGAAGACCCAGAAGGCCGTCAGGAAGATCAGCGCGAAGCCCGCGACCCGGTGGACCGCGAGCACGCCCGTGTTGCCGCCCATGAGTTCGACGAGCCACCACAGTTCGTCGTTGAACGCGACGGCGTAACCCGTGAAGAAGAGCAGGAACACCGTCAGCGCGAGCAGCGAGTGAAACATCGTCGTCACGCGGGAGAACTTCCCGTGGTCGAGGGAGGTCATTCGGCGTCACCCCCACAGGTGGTGTCGCTCGCGGAGTCGGATCGCTCGCCCCCGTCCGTCGCGACCGCGTCGCTGTTTCGGCGCGGGGCTCCGTGCGGGCGCATGCGCGCGGCGAGCCGGCGGAAGGCGATCCAGTGCATGAAGATCATCACGAGGATGAACACGCCCATCAGCACGTCCGCGAAGTGGATCAGCGTGATCAGCCAGTCCAGGGCCGGCTTCGTGTTGCCCTGGATCCACCCCGCGCCGACGCCGCCGCCCTCGACGGTCGGGCGCACGCGCTGGAGCGCCTCGAACTGGATCGCCCGGACGCCGATCAGCCAGACCGATCCGACCGCGAGCGCCAGCGAGAGGACGGCGCTGATCCAGAAGGCCGCCCGATCCGAGAGCCCGCGGTTCCCGCCGTCGGACTCCGTACGCTCGTCGGCAACGTGATCGGAGTCGCCGCCGGTCTCGGGGTCCGTGTCGCTCATCTGTCGAACATCCCCGTGTCGTCGCCGAAGATGATCTCCATGGCGGTGTCGTTGAAGAACGCACCGCTGTCGCGTTTCTCCAACTCGTCCGCGATCTCGCCGGAGGAACCCACGAGGATGGCGTCGGTCGCACACTCCTCGGCGCAGGCGGGTCCCTTCCCGACGTCCTGGCGCTCCTCACAGCCCGTACACTTGTCCATCGTCCCCCCCGATCCGACGACCGCGGTCAGCCCCTCGTTCGATTCGGGGAACTGGGGCGCGCCGAACGGACAGGCCGAGAGACAGTACTGACAGCCGATACAGAGGTCGTCGACGACCTCGACGAAGCCGTTGTCCTTCTTCTGGAGGGCGTTGGTCGGACAGACCGACACGCAGGGGGCGTTCTCGCAGTGATAACACTGCATCGGGAGGCTCGTCTCGCCGGGGCTCATCCCCTCCTCGATCGCGCTGACCTGCTGACCGTTGAACCCGCTCTCGCCCTCGACGCCCTCGAGCATCGTCGTGATGTCGATACGCTGGTCGTCGACCGGGACGTCCCAGGTACGCTTGCAGGCGACCACGCAGCCGCCACAGTCGATACACGCCTCGACGTCGGGGAAGATCCGCATCCCCTCGCCGGTACTCATGACGCCCTGACCGAGTCGCTCTTGGGTCGATTCGTTCGCTGACATTCTAGTCGTCCCCCGTCTGTGGTTGCATGCTCTGGTTTCTGACGTCCCACTCGTAGGAGTCGCCGAGTCCGGCCTCCTCCTGTGGGTAGTCGATGACCTCCATGTTCAGTTCCTCGATGCGCTGTTCGGTCGCCTTCTCGACCCGGACGAGTCCCGCCTTGGTCTCCTGCATCTGCGTCTCGGCGTCGAACCCACTGGAGGTGACGAAGTTCGCGCTGTCGCCGATCGCGA
Above is a window of Halalkalicoccus subterraneus DNA encoding:
- a CDS encoding cytochrome b/b6 domain-containing protein, coding for MTSLDHGKFSRVTTMFHSLLALTVFLLFFTGYAVAFNDELWWLVELMGGNTGVLAVHRVAGFALIFLTAFWVFYMLLRAGGSVSLTAVLPTPGDVAAFVQDMKFAAGMADERHPNARQFAGYSADEIPLLSYVGKGVIAIFAVELLLLMVSGLLIWQKTMLIDFYNSQSVVIAFVAFHGALGVIMMMGVMFHTFEHGFHPAFYPVEMKAFLPKSDTPEYHGDAESESVTGIERLRLKPSWGWVTNVMGVLTIIGVVSILLASMSYGGYPISQTIVFGEGSLLRTVGINIGVLVLFIGLFLSMYGNVLRARYMRQRRQEARTAATDGGRTDD
- a CDS encoding 4Fe-4S dicluster domain-containing protein, which encodes MSANESTQERLGQGVMSTGEGMRIFPDVEACIDCGGCVVACKRTWDVPVDDQRIDITTMLEGVEGESGFNGQQVSAIEEGMSPGETSLPMQCYHCENAPCVSVCPTNALQKKDNGFVEVVDDLCIGCQYCLSACPFGAPQFPESNEGLTAVVGSGGTMDKCTGCEERQDVGKGPACAEECATDAILVGSSGEIADELEKRDSGAFFNDTAMEIIFGDDTGMFDR